The Myxocyprinus asiaticus isolate MX2 ecotype Aquarium Trade chromosome 39, UBuf_Myxa_2, whole genome shotgun sequence genome window below encodes:
- the mrpl28 gene encoding 39S ribosomal protein L28, mitochondrial codes for MPLLKYPPKLWEALKLQKGIYTRLPQHYLRSLQDTTPPVPVHWKPLGVKYRVNPKTSHREQVQDVPVPIYYPPESQDGLWGGEGWISGFRYAKNDKLSTRLRKTWKPQLFNRELYSEILDQKFNVTVTARTLDLIDAAYGFDFYILKTPKQDLNSKFGMDLKRAMLLRLARKDTDLYPDNPSRREKIYNRYKQFEIPEEEAEWVGLSLEEAVEKQRLLEKKDPEPLHKSLVEKFVKELAIKKLSEPQIVEKK; via the exons ATGCCTCTACTTAAGTATCCACCAAAATTATGGGAAGCCTTGAAGCTGCAGAAAGGCATCTACACCCGTCTTCCCCAACACTACCTCCGCTCTTTGCAGGACACCACCCCCCCAGTCCCAGTGCACTGGAAACCTCTAGGGGTCAAATACAGGGTCAATCCTAAAACCAGCCACCGAGAGCAAGTGCAGGATGTGCCTGTTCCAATTTACTATCCGCCTGAATCACAGGATGGGCTCTGGGGTGGAGAAGGCTGGATATCTGGGTTTAGATATGCTAAGAATGACAAG CTCTCTACAAGGCTACGCAAAACCTGGAAGCCACAGTTGTTCAACCGAGAGCTGTACAGTGAAATCCTCGACCAAAAGTTCAATGTGACGGTCACAGCTCGCACACTAGACCTCATTGATGCAGCTTATGGCTTTGACTTCTACATTCTTAAG ACCCCAAAGCAAGATTTGAACTCCAAGTTTGGAATGGATCTAAAACGTGCAATGCTTTTACGTCTGGCACGGAAAGACACAGATCTCTACCCTGACAATCCGTCTCGCAGGGAGAAGATCTACAACCGTTACAAG CAGTTCGAGATCCCAGAGGAGGAGGCTGAATGGGTGGGTTTAAGCCTAGAGGAGGCAGTAGAGAAGCAAAGACTATTAGAAAAAAAG GATCCAGAGCCTCTTCACAAGAGTTTGGTGGAGAAGTTTGTGAAGGAGCTTGCCATCAAGAAGCTCTCAGAGCCTCAGATTGTAGAGAAGAAGTGA